One Oryzomonas sagensis genomic region harbors:
- a CDS encoding response regulator has protein sequence MPEKTILIVDDEEMIRDVSAAMLEELGFATIAAANGPEAIRIFRDKGDVIAGVLLDMSMPIMDGIAVFRELRRIRPDVRVILASGYSEREVAESFGAVGVDGFVQKPFNLESLAAAVRRVVAPGDVTNA, from the coding sequence ATGCCCGAAAAAACCATCCTGATCGTCGACGATGAGGAGATGATCCGCGACGTTTCGGCCGCCATGCTCGAGGAGCTCGGTTTTGCGACCATTGCCGCCGCCAACGGCCCAGAGGCGATCCGTATCTTCCGGGACAAGGGGGATGTGATCGCCGGGGTGCTCCTGGACATGAGCATGCCGATCATGGACGGCATCGCGGTCTTCAGGGAACTGCGCCGCATCCGGCCGGACGTCAGGGTCATCCTCGCCAGCGGTTATAGCGAACGGGAGGTCGCGGAATCCTTCGGGGCGGTGGGGGTGGACGGTTTCGTCCAAAAGCCGTTCAACCTGGAGAGCCTCGCCGCTGCCGTGCGGCGCGTCGTGGCCCCCGGCGACGTCACGAACGCGTAA
- a CDS encoding EAL and HDOD domain-containing protein, giving the protein MGQHFIGRQAIVSKAEEIVAYELLFRSSEAPDHADVQDDVSATSNTIMNTISCFGTQAAMGRHRGFVNVDADLLMSDTLEILPPERFGIELLETVAITPDVIGRCRELRAKGYLLALDDHTYDPRCRELYDGVVNVVKIDITGVDSAGMALLVEQFRPYPVKLLAEKVDSRERYLECNRLGFDLFQGYTFSQPAVMKKRRWDDSSDVIFKLMQQLTDEAELEDMEQTIKQSPPLVYKLLVLVNSISLGLRAKVVSIRHAVMMIGLRQLKRWVQLAIFATDGESCLDDPAVDLAAVRAVFMEELVKLTPLVRRNRHAADEGYMIGILSILTAVFDLTMEEIVANLHLSDEVLDALLNREGDFGVLLSLVEQIENLEFERAAERLEVLGIPLMAVLNCQKTAYSWRFGV; this is encoded by the coding sequence ATCGTCGCCTACGAGCTGTTATTCAGGTCATCGGAAGCGCCGGACCATGCCGATGTCCAGGATGACGTCAGCGCCACCTCCAACACCATCATGAATACGATCTCCTGCTTCGGCACACAGGCCGCCATGGGGAGGCATCGCGGGTTCGTCAACGTGGATGCGGACCTGCTCATGAGCGATACCCTGGAAATCCTCCCGCCGGAACGGTTCGGCATAGAACTGCTGGAAACCGTCGCCATCACCCCCGACGTGATCGGGCGCTGCCGCGAACTGAGGGCGAAGGGGTACCTGCTGGCCCTGGACGACCACACGTACGATCCCCGCTGCCGGGAGTTGTACGACGGCGTGGTCAACGTCGTAAAGATCGACATCACCGGGGTGGACAGCGCCGGGATGGCGCTGCTGGTCGAGCAGTTCAGGCCGTACCCGGTCAAGCTTCTGGCGGAGAAGGTCGATAGCCGGGAGCGCTATCTGGAATGCAACCGCTTAGGCTTCGACCTGTTCCAGGGGTATACGTTCTCCCAGCCGGCCGTCATGAAGAAGCGGCGCTGGGACGACTCGTCCGACGTTATCTTCAAGCTGATGCAGCAGCTCACCGACGAGGCGGAACTTGAGGATATGGAGCAAACGATCAAGCAGAGCCCGCCGCTCGTCTACAAACTGCTGGTCCTGGTCAACTCCATCTCCCTGGGGCTGCGGGCCAAGGTCGTCTCCATTCGCCACGCCGTCATGATGATCGGGCTGCGCCAGCTCAAGCGCTGGGTGCAACTGGCGATCTTCGCCACGGACGGGGAGTCGTGCCTGGACGACCCGGCCGTCGACCTGGCCGCGGTGCGGGCGGTCTTCATGGAGGAGTTGGTCAAGCTGACCCCCCTGGTGCGCAGGAACCGTCATGCCGCCGATGAAGGCTATATGATCGGCATCCTGTCGATCCTCACCGCCGTCTTCGACCTCACCATGGAGGAGATCGTGGCGAATCTTCACCTCTCCGACGAGGTCCTGGATGCCTTGCTGAACAGGGAGGGGGACTTCGGCGTGCTGCTGAGTCTGGTGGAGCAGATCGAAAACCTGGAATTCGAGCGCGCCGCCGAACGTCTGGAAGTGTTGGGGATACCGCTCATGGCGGTCCTGAACTGTCAGAAAACGGCCTATAGCTGGCGTTTCGGGGTGTGA